The following DNA comes from Brassica oleracea var. oleracea cultivar TO1000 chromosome C5, BOL, whole genome shotgun sequence.
CTCCAGTAGCTCCTGTTTGCGACGCCATGGTAACCGAGGTAGGTTTAAAATTATCTCACCGTAACAAGATGTTTTGGTGGTTCGGAAGATATATTAGCTTTGTAAAAATTAGTTTGCTGGCTCTGATACCATAACAAGCTAATATAAACTCTGTTTCTGTATATTCATCTCAAGGTTACAACGATAGTATTTATACAAGACGTAAGATCCTTAAAGATAGGAGATAACTACGTTTTTTTAATATAATACATAAATTAAATATTTATAAATATATTTATATATGTTTATAATATTGTAAAAACTAAAATATAATATTATAAGATTAATTCATGTATAAATATTAATATAAAAAATTGTATTTTTTGTTAAAAATTTAATGTATTTTAAAAATACGGATCCGGATCCGGATATCCGGACCTAAAAATTAAGATATCCGGATCCGGATTCGGTTTGCACGGATCCAAGATTTTACTATCCAGATTCGGATCCGGGCACCCCGGATATCCTATTTTCGGAGCGGATCCGGAGCGGATCTCGGATCGAATCCGGATCTCGGATAATAAGTCCCAGGCCTGCCTAACGTGGATAATTTAGTTTCTGCACATATTAATTACTTTTCTTATTTGCCACTAACATACTAAAGAATATATGTCACTTTTAATTATTAGTACGACAATCACTTGGAACAGCCGTTGACGGAAGAAAAATGATAATACCAACGAAGCTACACATGTATGCAACCACCCTTTGGCATTACAATATGGACATTTAATTACATTAATATTTTTTCATTCTAACGAATAATTCATTTTTAGATTTTACTAATTATATGCTCTAAAGCCTGCCAACAAGAATAATACATCTGCATTGCTTCACAGCTTCACTTTTGCTCACACTCTTTCTATATAATTAATCTTTCTCTAAGCCAATCCTCAAAGCTAGCATCAACTTTTCACCAATGGCCCCAAATTATAACCATTCCTCTTCTTTCATTTTCTTGTTTCTGTCTCTTCACTTTCTTTCAATTCTAGCCACAAGAAACAACCTCACCACCGACAGAAACGCCCTTGAAATCATCATCGGCGGCGGTGAAAGCTCCAATGACTATTCTCCTGCGCCGTCTCCGGAGCCAGAAGACTGTCCTCCACCGCCGCCTCCGGAGCCAGAAGACTGTCCTCCTCCTCCTCCACCGCCACCTACGCAACAATTCTCTAGTCCATTAATAGAGAAAGTGTATCCAGTCATCAAGAAGTTCCAAAACCTAGTCGAAAATGATCCAAAGAAGATACTCAAAACATGGGTAGGCACCGACATTTGCGCCGAGGACAAATACATAGGACTCGAGTGCGCAAAGTTCCCGGGAACAAACGATCTCGCACTCGCGAGCATCCAGTTCAACCAGTTTAACTTGGGAGGCAAGAAACTCCGGCTAGATAACTTCCTCAACAAGTTAGAAGAAGTCACAATCTTCCACGCAAACAGCAACAACTTCGTGGGCGCTGTTCCCGAAGTCAGCAACTTGAAGTACTTATTCGAGCTTGATCTCAGCAACAACAAGCTCTCCGGAGAGTTTCCAAGCTCTGTCTTAAAAGCAACCAACCTCACGTTCCTCGATCTTAGATTCAACTCTTTCTCCGGTTCTGTGCCTCCTCAGGTTTTCAATCTTGACCTAGACGTCTTGTTCATCAACCACAACAATCTTGTTCAGAGACTCCCCGAGAATCTCGGATCCATCACTGCTCTTTACCTCACATTCGCTAACAACAGGTCACAAAAGCTCCACAATTTATTTAGTTTCATTGAATGAAATCTAAAAGTGCTTCAAAAATATGTGTTTAGTCGTTAGAAATTTAATTAGACATTCTTCATTAAAACATTAATTACTCTGTTTTGGTTTTAGCAGTAGGTTAGGTGTTAGGTCTATATAATCTAAAGGGGTTCGTTGGGACTTTCATGTGACGTGATGCAGATTCACGGGTCCTATTCCCGAAAGCATAGGTGACATCAAGTCCCTACAAGAAGTCCTGTTCTTAAATAACAAGTTAACCGGTTGCTTACCATACCAAATCGGGAAGCTTAACCAAGCTACGGTTTTTGACGTCGAGTTTAACCTGCTAACCGGTCCGATTCCATACTCTTTCGGATGCCTAGACAAGATGGAACAGCTCAACTTGGCTAGAAACAAGTTCTACGGTACCATACCGGAAATCGTATGCGAGCTCTCAGCTCTCAAGAACGTTTCGCTCTCGTTCAATTACTTCACGCAGGTTGGTCCAAAATGTAGAGAACTTATCAAGAAGAAGATTTTAGACGTTCGCATGAACTGTATTCTAGACCTTCCTTATCAGAGAACGCCATGGGAGTGCGCTAAATTCTTCATGCGAAAACAGAAGTGTCCTAAGTCCAAGTCTTTCTTTTACATGCCTTGTGATAAGGCTCCGCACCGGATTAAACCGGACCAAGAAGAGTTAGACGGTCAGGCTTCGCCACCAGTATCTTACCGTGCTCTTAATCCGAACCGGATTCGGAATCTCTAGACAAAACCAAATTGTTTTTACGTATTTATGGATATTAATGTTTATTTTTATATTACAAGTGTGATTTGCTGAATAAATGCAATGTGTGTATGGGTCATTATAAGTAAAATAAGTTTTGTCTTGATCGTACCGAGTTTAATCGGGTTTGGTTCTTTGTGAACCGAAACCCGGAACATATATTAGTTGGTATAAAGTAACCATCAATGTCCAAAAAATGAGAGAAGTGAGACAAAGGTTACAACAAACACAGAAAGCCCAAGTTGGGTCGGTTTGGTAGCATCGGCTGTAAGTTTCGCAATCATCATGAGTTTTGAATCCAGTTTCGTCGGCTCTTCTTCACGTTTCTCACACGTCCCATACGGCATATTCTCCTGCGCACACAAAAACGTTAACATCTTCTATAACATACAAAATCCATATAGTGATATTAACGTGAAGATCACATGCTAAAACCTTAGAGCACCCCCAACGGGTTCTCATCAAAAATTTCTTAATACACATATATATGTATGTATATATAAATATCAGTCGTAAATTTTCGGTTTCGAAAAATTAGAAAATCCAACCGAGCGTATCTCATTGGGATGCTCTTATAAATCATTAATATTTTCATATTTACCAACGAAGGGTTTATCTAGTGGATAAAACTGTTGGATCATCTAATAAAGATCTAACATGTCGTAAAGAGTCTCCAATTTTTTTATAGATTTTTTACATAAAAACAGGTTCCAAATTATATTTTAAAAAAAATTATAAAAGATTTTTAAAAAATGTCTGTGGCTCCCAAATTCTCGGAATCCGGCCTTAGTCATAAGTTTGATTTCTATTATGAAGGATTTTCTCGCTAAAGAAAGTTAATTTAACATGGCATAGATCTCGTCCTATAAGATATTTTGGACTTAAAACCTTCTAGTCATTCCAAAAAACGAACCATAGACTACTAACCTTACAAGCGGATATATCGTCACAGCCGCAAAGTGAGCGGCCGTTAGCAACATCAACTGCTTTTGGAGCTCCTCCACCATCGCTCCTCTAAACCACACACATACATATTAACATTATTTAAACCGGATCAAATCTTACCAAACTCTAATCACATTATCTTACATACCTTGTAGAAATCAACGGCAATAAAGTTAGGCCAGCGTTGTCCAGAGGCTTCTTGACATTTTTGTATGGCCTCAAGAAGAGGAGCAGAGTTCTGTTTACAAGATCCGATCAAATCCGCAGTATCCGGAAAATAGTTTACCAGAACTAGTGATCTCGATGTATCTCCCATAGCAGCTGACTCTGGTCTATTGGTACACACTCCAGGCCTCATGCCTCCATTTCCATCTAAAAACATAACATCATATCAGTTTTAAATAATAACTAGATCTCGACCATGAAACTTATCCTGTTGAGAATCATATCTTGCTTGGCCCGCGCAACCGCACATGTTTTTGTTTTCATTTATTTTTATATAAATATTTTGTTTTCAATTCTAAATTGGTATATATTATAATATATATGTGTCTATCAATTTTTAAAGAATAATAAGTTTACGGTAAATTTTTTTTTTTTGAATAGATTGTTTCAAACTTTCACATGTATTTGTATTTTCTTCTATATATATATATTTTCGGATTATTATTTCATTATTAAAATCGTAACTATATATATAAA
Coding sequences within:
- the LOC106343648 gene encoding uncharacterized protein At4g06744 — translated: MAPNYNHSSSFIFLFLSLHFLSILATRNNLTTDRNALEIIIGGGESSNDYSPAPSPEPEDCPPPPPPEPEDCPPPPPPPPTQQFSSPLIEKVYPVIKKFQNLVENDPKKILKTWVGTDICAEDKYIGLECAKFPGTNDLALASIQFNQFNLGGKKLRLDNFLNKLEEVTIFHANSNNFVGAVPEVSNLKYLFELDLSNNKLSGEFPSSVLKATNLTFLDLRFNSFSGSVPPQVFNLDLDVLFINHNNLVQRLPENLGSITALYLTFANNRFTGPIPESIGDIKSLQEVLFLNNKLTGCLPYQIGKLNQATVFDVEFNLLTGPIPYSFGCLDKMEQLNLARNKFYGTIPEIVCELSALKNVSLSFNYFTQVGPKCRELIKKKILDVRMNCILDLPYQRTPWECAKFFMRKQKCPKSKSFFYMPCDKAPHRIKPDQEELDGQASPPVSYRALNPNRIRNL